From the Arthrobacter sp. PM3 genome, one window contains:
- a CDS encoding DUF6318 family protein — translation MTSRISLSTSWRVCAAALVSLSLLSVTACTGGGTPPPGSPPSDSQAPSASPTPSATPTPTPSYKPADASGRAQNVPVPVLPEAAKAESKEGLEAFARYWYTTLSYAYETGDIKPLESVSSSSCVSCGRVKKVVQGWHTEGRWLVGGKMVVEGVQTNFVETRPAEYQVLIQVYQDALSYYRADKTLDEKTEPSPAAGDIMIASYGGGSWKAVTVEHLAKSG, via the coding sequence ATGACATCTCGCATTTCGCTTTCCACTTCCTGGCGCGTCTGCGCAGCCGCCTTGGTGTCGCTCTCCCTGCTGTCGGTCACAGCCTGTACCGGAGGCGGAACTCCGCCGCCAGGATCCCCTCCGTCGGATTCCCAAGCTCCGTCTGCGTCGCCCACTCCCAGTGCCACCCCGACCCCCACACCCAGCTACAAACCCGCTGACGCCTCAGGCAGGGCGCAGAACGTCCCGGTTCCCGTGCTGCCCGAAGCGGCGAAGGCCGAGTCAAAGGAAGGCCTCGAAGCGTTCGCCAGGTACTGGTACACGACGCTTTCATACGCTTATGAGACGGGGGACATCAAGCCACTGGAGTCGGTCTCGAGTTCCTCGTGCGTTTCTTGTGGACGGGTGAAGAAAGTCGTTCAGGGATGGCATACCGAGGGGAGGTGGCTCGTCGGGGGAAAGATGGTCGTCGAAGGTGTCCAAACCAATTTCGTTGAAACAAGGCCAGCCGAGTACCAGGTTCTAATTCAGGTTTATCAGGACGCCCTGTCTTACTATCGGGCCGACAAGACTCTGGACGAAAAGACGGAGCCAAGCCCCGCGGCTGGTGACATCATGATCGCCTCGTACGGAGGCGGGTCTTGGAAAGCCGTAACCGTTGAGCACTTGGCCAAGAGCGGGTGA
- a CDS encoding PKD domain-containing protein, producing MTIIARRVFPVLAMLILLLGPANLDARADSPDSPVKGGWNQTGATVSSWHLDPASGVWVDAPSALSEDPNIYKFEYLCLDPAKNNFDTDCLAGAVRCDKGADGRPVRWYSSLRVFVPPIWSTIRPDRCVYSENPDDVLGRIAAQIQSKFEQLPVSPGTSVMQPSPHTLRGAETNFFAEAAEQAFTVDMFGQSVAITAKPVQYAWSYGDGTSLGPQTAAGGPLPQDRWGEKTLTSHVYAQTGDFPVVLTTHFQGTYSVNGGPALPIPGQGLFSSPPQTVSVWRSITRNYADTCLQDPQGQGCPGVAPAP from the coding sequence ATGACCATCATTGCCCGCAGAGTTTTTCCGGTTCTAGCGATGCTCATTCTCCTGTTAGGGCCAGCGAATCTCGACGCGAGAGCTGACTCGCCGGACTCTCCGGTGAAAGGGGGCTGGAACCAAACCGGCGCAACCGTTTCCTCATGGCATCTCGATCCTGCTTCCGGTGTCTGGGTGGATGCGCCCAGTGCGTTGTCGGAAGACCCGAACATCTACAAATTTGAGTACCTTTGCCTCGACCCGGCAAAGAACAATTTCGATACCGACTGTCTGGCGGGGGCCGTTCGGTGCGACAAGGGCGCTGACGGACGTCCCGTCCGGTGGTACTCCTCGCTGCGGGTCTTTGTTCCGCCGATATGGTCCACGATCCGTCCCGACCGCTGCGTCTACTCCGAGAACCCGGATGACGTCCTGGGTAGAATCGCCGCGCAGATCCAGTCCAAGTTTGAACAGTTGCCGGTCAGTCCGGGGACGTCGGTGATGCAGCCGAGCCCGCACACGCTCCGGGGCGCCGAGACCAACTTCTTCGCCGAGGCCGCCGAGCAAGCGTTCACCGTGGACATGTTCGGCCAGAGTGTCGCGATTACCGCCAAGCCTGTCCAATACGCGTGGAGCTATGGCGACGGCACGTCGCTGGGGCCGCAAACAGCCGCTGGCGGGCCCCTTCCACAGGACCGTTGGGGCGAAAAGACGCTGACAAGCCACGTCTACGCCCAGACCGGTGACTTCCCGGTGGTGCTGACGACGCACTTCCAGGGCACGTATTCCGTGAACGGGGGACCGGCTCTGCCGATTCCCGGCCAGGGCCTCTTCAGTTCGCCGCCGCAAACCGTCAGTGTCTGGCGCTCAATCACCCGGAATTACGCGGATACCTGCCTGCAAGACCCGCAAGGTCAGGGCTGCCCCGGCGTCGCCCCGGCCCCGTAG
- a CDS encoding GAF domain-containing protein, whose translation MRQGNGSITHPSDLRFSAPKEYARALRAAHEATISGTPDPRLPASLIKSWQRSLALGINPDQHRPVHRHDVAEARSLSAGHRLAGVMPALSQLLADETVTGRHLLIVTDHEGEVLWRVGSRQALRLADSLEFVEGADWSESGVGTNAISEALVTGAPAQLFSAEHLVRTHHDWACTASPIRDPFTGEIVGVLDVSGPFESVTPDSLRLVRCGVRLAEELLKSAPTPDAGTRHRSQAADPGGRTARDCGTRSRLVLRLLGDSPSAAIDGGASRPLTVRRAEILALLASRGQGWSADELACEIHGDAGTGAAIRTEMHRIRSILGDVLEANPYRFSSTVDVVTDASVVAGHLRDGRVAEALAAYPAQLLTRSANLAVGFMRDELNVAMGASVRSSGDARLMLQWCMSDMGSADTATAAAAATLLGPGDPRWQLVGARMDRVDRELRA comes from the coding sequence ATGCGGCAGGGCAACGGCTCCATCACGCATCCGTCCGACCTCAGGTTTTCCGCACCCAAGGAATACGCCCGCGCCCTGCGCGCGGCGCACGAGGCCACCATCTCCGGCACCCCGGACCCGCGCCTGCCGGCGTCGCTCATCAAGTCCTGGCAGCGGTCCCTCGCGCTGGGCATCAACCCGGACCAGCACCGTCCGGTCCACCGGCACGACGTCGCCGAGGCGCGCTCCCTCAGCGCTGGCCACCGCCTCGCCGGGGTGATGCCGGCCCTGTCGCAGCTGCTGGCCGATGAGACGGTGACCGGCCGCCATTTGCTGATCGTGACCGACCACGAGGGCGAAGTCCTGTGGCGGGTCGGCAGCCGGCAGGCGCTGCGGCTCGCCGACTCCCTGGAGTTCGTGGAGGGTGCGGACTGGTCCGAGTCCGGCGTCGGCACCAACGCCATCAGCGAAGCTCTCGTCACGGGCGCCCCGGCGCAGCTTTTCTCGGCCGAGCACCTCGTGCGGACCCATCACGACTGGGCCTGTACCGCCTCTCCCATTCGCGACCCTTTCACGGGCGAGATCGTCGGCGTCCTCGATGTCTCCGGCCCGTTCGAGTCGGTCACGCCGGACAGCCTCCGGCTGGTGCGGTGCGGCGTGCGGCTTGCCGAGGAACTGCTGAAATCAGCGCCAACTCCCGACGCCGGCACGCGCCACCGGAGTCAGGCGGCAGATCCCGGCGGGCGGACGGCGCGCGACTGCGGTACCCGGTCCCGGCTGGTGCTGCGGCTGTTGGGCGACTCGCCGTCGGCGGCGATCGACGGCGGCGCCAGCCGCCCGCTCACGGTGCGGCGCGCCGAAATCCTGGCCCTCCTGGCCTCGCGCGGCCAAGGCTGGAGCGCCGATGAACTGGCCTGCGAAATCCATGGCGACGCGGGCACGGGAGCGGCGATCCGGACCGAGATGCACCGGATCCGCAGCATCCTGGGCGACGTCCTCGAAGCAAACCCGTACCGTTTCTCATCAACCGTCGACGTCGTGACGGATGCCTCCGTGGTGGCCGGCCATCTGCGCGACGGACGGGTTGCGGAGGCCTTAGCCGCCTACCCGGCGCAGCTCCTCACACGGTCGGCCAACCTGGCTGTCGGGTTTATGCGCGACGAGCTCAACGTGGCCATGGGAGCGTCCGTGCGGTCCAGCGGCGATGCCCGGCTGATGCTGCAATGGTGCATGAGCGACATGGGATCGGCCGATACCGCAACGGCGGCGGCCGCGGCCACACTGCTCGGACCGGGCGATCCGCGCTGGCAGCTGGTGGGCGCCCGCATGGACCGGGTGGACCGCGAACTGCGCGCCTAA
- a CDS encoding NAD(P)/FAD-dependent oxidoreductase, with protein MPETPNGVVEAWLAQFDEALRSHNTDAALELFDDDSYWRDFVSFTWNLKTLEGKADIRRMLDATLGDVQPGNWTLAEDATGDAANAEAWVNFETAQARGHAHLRLRNGKCWTLLTTMQELKGFEEKKGPNRDKGVAHQITKGRKSWLERKEEQEARLGYEDQPYAVIIGGGQGGIGLGARLRRLGVPTIIIEKNERAGDSWRNRYKSLHLHDPVWYDHLPYLKFPDDWPVFAAKDKIGDWLENYTRIMELNYWSKTECTNARFDDAAGNWVVEVVRDGEPVTLRPQQLIFALGVSGYPNVPAFDGAESFLGEQYHSSRHPGGGDWTGRKAVVIGSNNSAHDICADLWEHGADVTMVQRSSTHIARSESLMDLALGGLYSEQALANGITTEKADLLFASLPYRILPEAQIPVYTEMAERDADFYAQLEAAGFELDFGADGSGLFLKYLRRGSGYYIDVGASQLIIDGRVKLANGQVSKITGNSVVMADGTELEADVIIYATGYGSMNGWLADLVSPEVADAVGKCWGFGSDTPKDPGPWEGELRNMWKPTNVDNLWIHGGNLHQSRHYSAYLALQLKARMEGLPTPVFELQPTHHTR; from the coding sequence ATGCCTGAGACACCAAACGGCGTCGTCGAGGCGTGGCTGGCGCAGTTCGATGAGGCGCTGCGCAGCCACAACACGGACGCCGCCCTGGAGCTTTTCGACGACGACTCGTACTGGCGCGACTTCGTCTCCTTCACCTGGAACCTCAAGACCCTCGAAGGCAAAGCGGACATCCGCCGGATGCTCGACGCCACCCTGGGTGACGTGCAGCCCGGCAACTGGACCCTGGCCGAGGACGCCACCGGGGACGCCGCCAACGCCGAAGCCTGGGTGAATTTCGAGACCGCCCAGGCCAGGGGACATGCCCACTTGCGGCTCCGGAACGGCAAATGCTGGACCCTGCTCACCACCATGCAGGAACTGAAGGGATTCGAGGAGAAGAAGGGGCCGAACCGGGACAAGGGAGTGGCCCACCAGATCACCAAGGGCCGCAAATCCTGGCTGGAACGCAAGGAAGAGCAGGAGGCCAGGCTCGGTTACGAGGACCAGCCCTACGCCGTGATCATCGGTGGCGGTCAGGGCGGGATCGGGCTGGGGGCGCGGCTGCGCCGGCTCGGCGTGCCCACCATCATCATCGAAAAGAACGAACGCGCCGGTGACTCCTGGCGCAACCGCTACAAGTCCCTGCACCTGCACGACCCGGTCTGGTACGACCACCTGCCCTACCTGAAATTCCCCGACGACTGGCCGGTATTCGCGGCGAAGGACAAGATCGGCGACTGGCTGGAGAACTACACCCGGATCATGGAGCTGAACTACTGGTCCAAGACCGAATGCACCAACGCCCGCTTTGATGACGCGGCCGGGAACTGGGTGGTGGAGGTGGTGCGCGACGGCGAACCGGTCACCTTGCGCCCACAGCAGCTCATCTTCGCCCTTGGCGTCTCGGGGTACCCCAACGTCCCCGCGTTCGACGGCGCCGAGTCCTTCCTGGGGGAGCAGTATCACTCGTCCAGGCACCCCGGCGGGGGAGACTGGACCGGCAGGAAAGCTGTGGTCATCGGCTCCAACAATTCCGCCCACGACATCTGCGCCGACCTCTGGGAACACGGCGCCGACGTCACCATGGTCCAGCGGTCCTCCACGCACATCGCCCGCAGCGAATCCCTTATGGACCTGGCGCTCGGCGGCCTGTACTCCGAGCAGGCACTGGCCAACGGCATCACCACGGAGAAGGCCGACCTTCTGTTTGCCTCCCTGCCGTACCGGATTCTGCCTGAGGCCCAGATCCCGGTGTACACCGAGATGGCCGAACGGGACGCCGACTTCTACGCCCAGCTGGAGGCCGCCGGGTTCGAGCTGGACTTCGGCGCGGACGGCTCGGGCCTGTTCCTGAAGTACCTGCGGCGCGGCTCCGGCTACTACATCGACGTCGGCGCCTCCCAGCTGATCATCGACGGCCGGGTCAAGCTCGCCAACGGCCAGGTCAGCAAAATCACCGGAAACTCCGTGGTGATGGCCGACGGGACGGAACTGGAGGCCGACGTCATCATCTACGCCACCGGCTACGGGTCGATGAACGGCTGGCTGGCGGATCTGGTCTCGCCCGAGGTGGCCGACGCCGTCGGCAAGTGCTGGGGCTTCGGATCCGATACGCCCAAAGACCCCGGGCCCTGGGAAGGGGAACTGCGCAATATGTGGAAGCCCACCAACGTGGACAACCTCTGGATCCACGGCGGCAACCTGCACCAAAGCCGGCACTACTCCGCCTACCTGGCGCTGCAGCTCAAAGCCAGGATGGAGGGGCTTCCGACGCCGGTCTTCGAACTGCAGCCCACGCACCACACCCGCTGA
- a CDS encoding 2,3-butanediol dehydrogenase, which translates to MKAARFHARKDLRIEDIQEPELRPGAVKIAVAWCGICGTDLHEFLEGPIFTPPPGSPHVLTHEAAPVTLGHEFSGTVEELGDGVTGLAVGDSVVVEPYVVCNECGPCLSGHYNLCTKLGFIGLAGGGGGLSEKIVVDARWVHPVGDIPLDEAALIEPLAVAYHAVGRSGLTAGDVAVVGGAGPIGLLTAAVLRGIGVTTIVTELSAARKEKATSSGVADHVLDPGRDDVKARVLELTGGEGAAAAFECAGVNAVLDTMLDVVKPAGVVVNVSIWGHPATVDMQKVVLKEIDLRGTIAYCGDHAAAIKLVQDGKVDLKPFITGRIALDDLVDQGFDTLINRNDTAVKIIVRPK; encoded by the coding sequence ATGAAAGCAGCACGATTCCATGCCCGGAAGGATCTCCGGATCGAGGACATCCAAGAGCCGGAGCTGCGCCCGGGCGCGGTCAAGATCGCCGTGGCCTGGTGCGGCATCTGCGGCACGGACCTCCACGAATTCCTGGAAGGACCCATCTTCACACCGCCGCCGGGCAGCCCCCATGTGCTGACGCATGAGGCCGCCCCGGTCACCCTGGGGCACGAGTTTTCCGGCACCGTCGAGGAACTCGGCGACGGGGTCACCGGCCTGGCCGTCGGCGACAGCGTGGTGGTGGAACCGTACGTCGTGTGCAACGAATGCGGTCCCTGCCTCAGCGGGCACTACAACCTGTGCACCAAGCTGGGCTTCATCGGCCTGGCGGGCGGCGGCGGGGGCCTGAGCGAGAAGATCGTTGTCGACGCCCGCTGGGTGCACCCCGTCGGTGACATCCCGCTGGACGAGGCCGCGCTCATCGAACCCCTCGCGGTGGCGTATCACGCCGTCGGCCGCAGCGGGCTCACCGCGGGGGACGTCGCCGTCGTCGGGGGCGCCGGCCCCATCGGCCTGCTGACCGCCGCCGTCCTTCGGGGCATCGGCGTCACCACGATCGTGACCGAGCTGTCGGCGGCCCGCAAGGAAAAGGCAACCTCCTCCGGGGTGGCCGATCACGTCCTGGACCCGGGCAGGGACGACGTCAAGGCCCGGGTGCTGGAACTGACCGGCGGCGAAGGTGCCGCCGCGGCGTTCGAGTGTGCCGGCGTGAATGCCGTGCTGGATACGATGCTCGACGTCGTGAAGCCGGCCGGCGTCGTCGTCAACGTCTCGATCTGGGGACACCCGGCGACGGTGGACATGCAAAAAGTGGTGCTGAAGGAGATCGACCTGCGCGGCACCATCGCCTACTGCGGTGATCACGCGGCCGCCATCAAGCTCGTCCAGGATGGCAAAGTCGACCTGAAGCCCTTCATCACCGGGCGGATTGCCCTGGACGACCTCGTGGATCAGGGGTTCGACACGCTGATCAACCGCAATGACACGGCGGTGAAAATTATTGTCCGGCCGAAGTGA
- a CDS encoding alkene reductase — translation MLFSPLTLGELELPNRLVMAPLTRLRSGREGIPGPLVAEHYRQRASLGLIVSEGTYPSHAGQGFPGQPGLVTPEQLKGWSEVTAAVHAEGGRIFAQVMHAGRVTHEDTTGGHEVVAPSAIAIDGETRTYAGKKPFPVPRALTTEELPGILESFVTASRKAIEAGFDGVELHSANGYLLHEFLTPAANQRDDIYGGSPENRARFVIEVAEAVVAAVGADRVGIRISPEHNVQGALELDAADVRETYGLLVDGLAPLNLAYLSILHKEPTSALVQDLRARFGGTFLVNTGFGVITTRDEALALVADGHADAVVVGRPAIANPDLARRWREGLPVNEPDASTFYADGAVGYTDYPAYQN, via the coding sequence ATGCTGTTTTCCCCGTTGACGCTCGGCGAGCTGGAGCTGCCCAACCGACTCGTGATGGCGCCGCTGACCCGGCTTCGCTCCGGCCGGGAGGGAATCCCGGGGCCGCTGGTTGCGGAGCACTACCGCCAGCGCGCCTCCCTCGGCCTGATTGTCAGTGAAGGCACCTACCCGAGCCACGCCGGCCAGGGCTTCCCGGGCCAGCCAGGCCTGGTGACCCCGGAGCAGCTCAAGGGCTGGTCCGAGGTCACCGCCGCGGTGCACGCCGAAGGCGGCCGGATCTTCGCCCAGGTCATGCACGCCGGCCGGGTCACGCACGAGGACACCACGGGCGGACACGAGGTTGTCGCGCCCAGCGCCATCGCGATCGACGGCGAAACCCGCACCTATGCGGGCAAGAAGCCGTTCCCGGTCCCGCGCGCCCTCACCACCGAGGAACTGCCGGGCATTCTCGAGTCGTTTGTGACGGCGTCGCGCAAGGCGATCGAGGCCGGGTTCGACGGCGTGGAGCTGCACTCCGCCAACGGCTACCTGCTCCACGAGTTCCTGACTCCCGCGGCCAACCAGCGCGATGACATCTACGGCGGCTCGCCCGAGAACCGCGCCCGCTTCGTCATCGAAGTCGCCGAGGCCGTGGTGGCCGCCGTGGGCGCCGACCGCGTCGGCATCCGCATCTCGCCGGAGCACAACGTCCAGGGCGCCCTCGAACTGGATGCGGCCGACGTGCGCGAGACCTACGGCCTGCTGGTCGACGGCCTGGCGCCGCTGAACCTGGCGTACCTGAGCATCCTGCACAAGGAGCCCACCAGCGCCCTGGTTCAGGACCTGCGCGCCCGTTTCGGCGGGACCTTCCTCGTAAACACCGGCTTCGGCGTCATCACCACCCGCGACGAGGCTCTCGCGCTGGTAGCGGACGGCCACGCTGACGCCGTCGTGGTCGGCCGACCGGCCATCGCCAACCCGGACCTGGCCCGCCGCTGGCGCGAGGGCCTGCCCGTCAACGAGCCCGACGCCTCGACGTTCTACGCCGACGGCGCCGTGGGCTACACGGACTACCCGGCCTACCAGAACTAG
- a CDS encoding GntR family transcriptional regulator: MQRASTGSRSEGRSPGRAVSRQVLADHVYEELLESLMDGRLEPGAAVSIDGTARDLDVSPTPVREALARLEHTGMVRRVALKGYRVAPVFTQEDFAELMEARLAIEPVNARLACTRLTPGRLAELEQAVTDLKDAPRGPSFAEFRSYLEADERFHRLIAEQTGNQFMVAAYAALGGQIQRFRLFGGVGITDADHAIAEHQAVLDALASGDPQKAEAAMAEHVRQVRGRAIADAPAD, encoded by the coding sequence ATGCAACGAGCTTCCACCGGCAGCCGCTCCGAGGGGCGTTCCCCGGGCCGCGCCGTCAGCCGGCAGGTCCTGGCGGACCACGTCTATGAAGAACTTCTCGAGTCGCTCATGGATGGCCGGCTGGAACCCGGGGCCGCGGTGAGCATCGACGGGACCGCGAGGGACCTTGATGTTTCCCCCACCCCCGTGCGGGAGGCGCTGGCCAGGCTGGAACATACCGGCATGGTCCGGCGCGTGGCCCTCAAGGGTTACCGGGTCGCTCCGGTGTTCACCCAGGAGGACTTCGCGGAGCTCATGGAGGCCAGGCTCGCGATCGAGCCCGTCAATGCACGCTTGGCCTGCACCCGGCTGACGCCCGGCCGCCTGGCCGAACTGGAGCAGGCAGTAACCGATCTCAAGGACGCCCCGCGCGGGCCCTCCTTTGCCGAATTCCGCAGCTACCTCGAGGCTGATGAACGCTTCCACCGGCTCATCGCCGAACAGACCGGCAACCAGTTCATGGTCGCCGCCTACGCGGCCCTCGGCGGGCAGATCCAGCGGTTCCGCCTCTTCGGGGGAGTAGGCATCACCGACGCCGACCACGCCATCGCCGAACACCAGGCCGTCCTGGATGCGCTGGCATCGGGGGACCCGCAGAAAGCCGAAGCCGCCATGGCCGAGCACGTGCGCCAGGTCCGTGGCCGGGCCATCGCCGACGCCCCGGCCGACTGA
- a CDS encoding sugar phosphate isomerase/epimerase, with protein sequence MAYTAENWPITAALLQFPGTDAQGTHINDAPASAWAEVLQEVKDAGFANADLTDSWVRPGDLSPARLAEFKQTADAVRIGVPVISAIRRSVIETGNWEANLAYSHRTIDAAAELGCEVVSFGLHQAITPEQQKQLWFWTVEGYKDPVGDKETWDKAVTRLRELGRHAADVGILLSLEMYEDTYLGTADSSVQLVQDIGLANVGLNPDLGNLIRLHRPIEDWREMVAKTLPYSNYWHMKNYIRDEDTARGTYVAMPAPMESGLINYREAFKVALSVGFQGILCTEHYGGDGLSVTASNQDYLRRQILPKTDGYALGQSQVAQGRQLPATAELASA encoded by the coding sequence ATGGCCTACACCGCCGAAAACTGGCCCATCACCGCGGCGCTGCTGCAGTTCCCGGGCACCGACGCCCAGGGCACCCACATCAACGACGCCCCCGCCTCCGCCTGGGCCGAGGTGCTGCAGGAAGTCAAGGACGCAGGCTTCGCCAACGCCGACCTCACGGACAGCTGGGTCCGCCCGGGCGACCTCAGCCCCGCGCGGCTCGCCGAATTCAAGCAGACCGCCGACGCCGTCCGGATCGGCGTCCCGGTCATTTCCGCCATCCGCCGCAGCGTCATCGAGACCGGAAACTGGGAAGCCAACCTGGCCTACAGCCACCGCACCATCGACGCCGCGGCCGAGCTCGGCTGCGAGGTCGTCTCGTTCGGACTGCACCAGGCCATCACCCCGGAGCAGCAGAAGCAGCTGTGGTTCTGGACCGTCGAGGGCTACAAGGACCCGGTGGGGGACAAGGAAACCTGGGACAAGGCCGTCACCCGGCTGCGCGAACTCGGCCGGCACGCCGCCGACGTCGGCATCCTGCTCTCGCTCGAAATGTACGAGGACACCTACCTCGGCACCGCGGACTCCTCCGTCCAGCTGGTCCAGGACATCGGCCTGGCCAACGTCGGCCTCAACCCGGACCTCGGCAACCTGATCCGGCTCCACCGCCCCATCGAGGACTGGCGCGAAATGGTCGCCAAGACCCTCCCGTACTCCAACTACTGGCACATGAAGAACTACATCCGCGACGAGGACACCGCCCGTGGGACCTACGTCGCGATGCCGGCCCCGATGGAAAGCGGCCTCATCAACTACCGCGAGGCGTTCAAGGTGGCCCTCTCCGTCGGTTTCCAGGGCATCCTCTGCACCGAGCACTACGGCGGCGACGGTCTCAGCGTCACGGCCAGCAACCAGGACTACCTCCGCCGCCAGATCCTGCCGAAGACCGACGGCTACGCCCTCGGCCAAAGCCAGGTCGCCCAGGGCAGGCAGCTGCCCGCGACGGCGGAACTCGCCAGCGCCTGA
- a CDS encoding dihydroxyacetone kinase family protein — MTQIFDNPADFADEALDGFVAANRGYVARVDGGVVRSTEVPAGQVALVVGGGSGHYPAFAGLVGPGLATASACGNMFASPAAGQVYRVAKAANAGGGVLLSYGNYAGDVLHFGQAQLRLNAEGIETRTVLVTDDIASAPLDQIEKRRGIAGDLTVFKIAGAAAEAGLSLDDVERLAIRTNYRTRSLGVAFDGCTLPGAAEPLFHVPAGHMSLGLGIHGEPGISDHPMPTASELADLLVGRLLADKPEDAGTRVVAIVNGLGTVKYDELFLLYGKIEKLLTAAGLTVVEPECGELVTSLDMSGLSLTLLWLDEELEQYWAAPADTPAFRKGNLAPRARRELAGPETATAADAERATPAAAELGRLAADLLGQVRDVVVEHEEELGRLDAIAGDGDHGIGMRRGVEAAVAAAREAAGNDGGASAARILTAAGEAWSERAGGTSGALWGSAVIAAGQALGNRDSYSGEDAAAAVTAFTDAITALGKAEPGDKTMVDALLPFRDAFLTAFDGGATAAGSLAAAAAAATDAADRTAGLRPLKGRARPLAEKSLGHPDPGAVSFALIAARVAARAADSPAPTSPEQALQAGVQA; from the coding sequence ATGACCCAGATCTTCGACAACCCCGCAGACTTTGCGGATGAGGCACTGGACGGCTTCGTGGCGGCCAACCGCGGCTACGTCGCCCGTGTCGACGGCGGCGTCGTCCGCTCCACCGAAGTCCCCGCCGGGCAGGTCGCCCTTGTGGTCGGCGGCGGCTCCGGGCACTACCCCGCGTTCGCGGGCCTCGTCGGCCCGGGACTGGCCACCGCCTCTGCCTGCGGCAACATGTTCGCCTCTCCCGCAGCCGGGCAGGTCTACCGCGTGGCCAAGGCGGCCAACGCCGGCGGCGGCGTGCTGCTCAGCTACGGCAACTACGCCGGCGACGTCCTGCACTTCGGCCAGGCCCAGCTGCGGCTCAACGCCGAGGGCATCGAAACCCGCACGGTCCTGGTCACCGACGACATCGCCAGCGCCCCGCTGGACCAGATCGAGAAACGCCGCGGCATCGCCGGGGACCTGACGGTCTTCAAGATCGCCGGCGCCGCCGCGGAAGCGGGCCTCAGCCTGGACGACGTCGAACGGCTGGCCATCCGCACCAACTACCGCACCCGGTCCCTCGGCGTCGCCTTCGACGGCTGCACCCTCCCGGGCGCCGCCGAGCCGCTCTTCCACGTACCGGCGGGACACATGTCCCTCGGTCTGGGCATCCACGGCGAACCCGGCATCTCCGACCACCCCATGCCCACCGCCTCCGAACTCGCCGACCTCCTGGTCGGCCGGCTGCTGGCCGACAAGCCGGAGGACGCCGGCACCCGCGTGGTCGCGATCGTCAACGGCCTCGGCACCGTCAAGTACGACGAACTGTTCCTGCTCTACGGCAAGATCGAGAAGCTCCTCACCGCCGCCGGGCTCACGGTGGTGGAACCCGAATGCGGCGAGCTCGTCACCAGCCTGGACATGTCCGGCCTCTCCCTGACCCTGCTGTGGCTGGATGAGGAACTCGAACAGTACTGGGCCGCCCCGGCCGACACCCCCGCGTTCCGCAAAGGCAACCTGGCGCCCCGCGCCCGCCGCGAACTCGCCGGCCCGGAGACCGCAACGGCCGCGGACGCCGAACGCGCCACCCCGGCGGCGGCGGAGCTGGGCCGGCTGGCCGCCGACCTCCTTGGCCAGGTGCGGGACGTCGTCGTCGAGCACGAAGAAGAGCTGGGCCGGCTGGACGCCATCGCCGGCGACGGCGACCACGGGATCGGCATGCGCCGCGGCGTGGAAGCGGCCGTCGCCGCGGCCCGGGAGGCGGCCGGGAACGACGGCGGCGCGTCGGCCGCGCGGATCCTGACCGCCGCAGGGGAGGCCTGGAGCGAACGCGCCGGCGGCACCTCGGGTGCGCTGTGGGGCTCGGCGGTGATCGCCGCCGGCCAGGCCCTCGGCAACCGGGACAGCTACAGCGGTGAGGACGCGGCCGCCGCGGTCACGGCCTTCACCGATGCCATCACCGCCCTCGGCAAGGCCGAGCCCGGCGATAAAACCATGGTCGACGCGCTGCTGCCGTTCCGGGACGCCTTCCTCACCGCGTTCGACGGCGGCGCCACCGCGGCCGGGTCACTCGCCGCCGCGGCGGCCGCCGCCACGGACGCCGCCGACCGGACCGCCGGGCTGCGCCCGCTCAAAGGCCGGGCCCGCCCGCTCGCCGAGAAGAGCCTCGGCCACCCCGACCCCGGGGCCGTGTCCTTCGCGCTCATCGCCGCCCGGGTCGCCGCCCGCGCCGCGGATTCACCCGCCCCAACCTCACCGGAACAGGCACTACAAGCAGGAGTACAAGCATGA
- a CDS encoding ribose-5-phosphate isomerase, whose product MSTAPGWRVVIGNDEAGVEYKNALKALLEADPRVASVHDVGVGANDSTAYPHVAVDAARKVAGGDADRALLICGTGLGVAIAANKVPGVRAVTAHDSYSVERSVLSNNAQVLTLGQRVIGLELAKKLVGEWLGHRFDENSSSAAKVDAICSYEPDYTKAV is encoded by the coding sequence ATGAGCACAGCACCAGGCTGGCGCGTCGTCATCGGCAACGATGAGGCCGGCGTCGAATACAAGAACGCGCTGAAGGCGCTCCTCGAAGCCGATCCCCGGGTGGCTTCCGTCCACGACGTCGGAGTCGGCGCCAACGACTCCACCGCCTACCCGCACGTCGCCGTCGACGCCGCCCGGAAGGTCGCCGGGGGCGACGCCGACCGGGCGCTGCTGATCTGCGGCACCGGTCTCGGCGTGGCCATCGCGGCCAACAAGGTTCCCGGCGTCCGGGCCGTCACCGCCCACGACAGCTACTCCGTGGAACGTTCGGTGCTGAGCAACAACGCCCAGGTCCTCACCCTGGGCCAGCGCGTCATCGGACTGGAACTGGCCAAGAAGCTCGTGGGTGAATGGCTGGGTCACCGCTTCGACGAAAACTCTTCCTCCGCCGCCAAGGTGGACGCCATCTGCTCCTACGAGCCCGACTACACGAAGGCAGTCTGA